From a single Theropithecus gelada isolate Dixy chromosome 10, Tgel_1.0, whole genome shotgun sequence genomic region:
- the KCNK15 gene encoding potassium channel subfamily K member 15, whose product MRRPSVRAVELVLCTFCYLLVGAAVFDALGRESEVESGHQRLLVQKRGALQRKFGFSAEDYSELERLERQAEPHRAGCQWKFAGSFYFAITAITTIGYGHAAPGTDSGKIFCKFYVLLGIPLTLVTFQSLGERLNALVRRLLLVAKRCLGLRRPRVSTENLVVSGLLACAATLALGTVAFAHFEGWTFFHAYYYCFITLTTIGFGDFVALHRGEVLQRKPPYVAYSFLYILLGLTVISAFLNLVVLCFLAASADWPERAARRPSPRRPGAPESRGPWLPRRPARSGGSASVSCHVHQLERRARDNLGFSPPSSPGVVSGGQAPRLGARRKSI is encoded by the exons ATGCGGAGGCCCAGCGTGCGCGCTGTGGAGCTGGTCCTGTGCACCTTCTGCTACCTGCTGGTGGGCGCCGCTGTCTTCGACGCGCTCGGACGCGAGTCCGAGGTGGAGAGTGGCCACCAGCGACTGCTGGTCCAGAAGCGGGGCGCGCTCCAAAGGAAGTTCGGCTTCTCGGCCGAGGACTACAGCGAGCTGGAGCGCCTGGAGCGCCAGGCTGAGCCCCACCGCGCCGGCTGCCAGTGGAAGTTCGCCGGCTCCTTCTACTTCGCCATCACCGCCATCACTACCATCG GGTACGGCCACGCCGCGCCGGGTACGGACTCCGGCAAGATCTTCTGTAAGTTCTACGTGCTCCTGGGCATCCCGCTGACGCTGGTCACTTTCCAGAGCCTGGGCGAACGGCTGAACGCGCTGGTGCGGCGCCTCCTGTTGGTTGCCAAGCGCTGCCTGGGCCTGCGGCGGCCACGCGTGTCCACGGAGAACCTGGTGGTGTCCGGGCTGCTGGCGTGCGCCGCCACCCTGGCCCTCGGGACCGTTGCCTTCGCGCACTTCGAGGGCTGGACCTTCTTCCACGCCTACTACTACTGCTTCATCACCCTCACCACTATCGGCTTCGGCGACTTCGTGGCGCTGCACAGAGGCGAGGTGCTGCAGAGGAAGCCCCCCTACGTGGCCTACAGCTTCCTCTACATCCTCCTGGGGCTCACGGTCATTAGCGCCTTCCTCAACCTCGTAGTCCTGTGCTTCCTTGCTGCCAGCGCCGACTGGCCCGAGCGCGCTGCCCGCCGCCCCAGTCCGCGCCGCCCGGGGGCGCCCGAGAGCCGCGGCCCCTGGCTGCCCCGCCGCCCGGCCCGCTCCGGGGGCTCCGCCTCCGTCTCCTGCCACGTACACCAGCTGGAGAGACGCGCCCGCGACAACCTGGGCTTCTCGCCCCCCTCGAGCCCAGGGGTCGTGAGTGGTGGGCAGGCACCCAGGCTCGGGGCCCGGCGGAAGTCCATCTGA